In the Paramisgurnus dabryanus chromosome 5, PD_genome_1.1, whole genome shotgun sequence genome, one interval contains:
- the exoc3l2a gene encoding exocyst complex component 3-like protein 2, with translation MPIFKKLPRRLKNNQSNGDLIQKSNLANGELILKSNHSNGELILPPSDLNPFEGAWAGIGWNNEENGVWENGQDYQRSSQVSEALENEANTEQRGGSKVNEGSKEKRGTLERICGSSPLKTLGKLGKGLRITGKNVWGAAPSTRSATLPATPSSGKKRKINYRRASEEIMTLLRLAGRRKESERRDSLPTGDLTTEDDEDSCRRPSFLRMVSLSKLKRDSLTNNSSQGSEQELVEEEQPVKRREPLSVLEILQLVNQRDLLLADTHIQELERECELDPSPLTQTTPTSTTPSTATTPSLASSPWFPLLAGSGNDESGPSMWDAGLRKVKDVELLYEALQNEMWDVVRESLRQPCTGPQLGLVVLVIQQEEQADKVWALHQEAQANLQAEDNSEDRPISREIARPSKRPRRLRQGWVEAMGEAADWCLPQPGGIAAGQMAMYLERLRGRVVEDMDAARRNVVAVYPEEFGVFQVYMQSYHRAVAKRLKSITCGPIQITDIYSLLDWIYNIYNRDVLATVGAMGTIDCESLDPLLPEDVIDRLEQDCVDTVWEKVTTELSQVLEDEEKRWAQTLHIEEYQSGLARSIIQRLKVDLDRSTAVSQPLGASIARCTLNGLADFLHSFQRKVEVFHNTQSEFGDGGDGYVSRTIALVNCVPPFRSFVERCHMCDPLGSEDFSQRAHSSLERIVNHSVRVLADILFENIRPFFDKLVKRKWLENNEAFESIETSIKQHFKKFRRMDCPPYQTLVNEVHRRVLVEYVRAIMRGRVICTSLKMRKRVAFRLQDEAKQLKALFKDLESTASWLDSLIVHLADIIVLEDTPSIQMEVGVLVKEFPDIQRRHISTVLNVRGMVHQSDRQEILAVVRDLENSDSSINLPRDRALFSEIAVAKDMPCLGLVLIRCALTVSSWVASARPHRKHSRRSRNEKHADGRTQSLRTKRSDR, from the exons ATGCCCATCTTTAAGAAGCTGCCCAGGAGGCTCAAGAATAACCAGAGCAATGGTGATCTCATCCAAAAGAGTAACCTTGCTAACGGTGAACTCATCCTTAaaagtaaccatagcaacgggGAACTCATTCTGCCACCATCCGATCTGAATCCGTTTGAGGGGGCGTGGGCAGGTATAGGGTGGAATAATGAAGAGAATGGGGTTTGGGAAAATGGACAGGACTACCAAAGATCATCTCAGGTGAGTGAGGCGCTGGAGAATGAGGCAAACACAGAGCAGCGTGGAGGGTCGAAGGTTAACGAAGGATCGAAAGAAAAGAGAGGAACTCTGGAACGGATTTGTGGCTCATCACCATTGAAGACCCTGGGAAAGTTAGGGAAAGGACTTCGTATCACTGGAAAAAATGTTTGGGGTGCTGCCCCTTCGACGCGGAGTGCCACCCTCCCGGCAACACCTTCCTCaggaaaaaagagaaaaattaaTTATAGACGAGCCTCAGAGGAGATCATGACTTTACTGAG ACTGGCAGGCCGTCGTAAAGAGAGCGAGCGCAGAGATAGTCTGCCCACAGGTGATCTGACCACCGAAGACGATGAAGACAGTTGTCGTCGTCCCTCATTCCTACGTATGGTCAGTCTGAGCAAGCTCAAACGTGACTCACTAACAAACAACAGTTCCCAGGGGTCCGAGCAAGAGCTGGTAGAGGAAGAGCAGCCAGTCAAACGCAGGGAGCCGCTATCAG TGTTGGAGATCTTGCAGTTGGTCAATCAGAGAGACCTGCTGCTTGCCGACACGCACATTCAAGAGCTCGAGAGGGAGTGTGAACTTGATCCCTCCCCGTTGACACAAACCACACCCACTTCAACCACACCCAGCACTGCAACAACGCCCTCATTGGCCTCATCCCCCTGGTTCCCCCTGCTTGCTGGTTCAGGCAATGACGAGTCCGGTCCAAGCATGTGGGATGCCGGGCTGCGTAAAGTGAAAGACGTAGAGCTGCTTTACGAAGCCCTTCAGAATGAGATGTGGGATGTGGTGAGGGAGTCCCTACGTCAACCCTGCACCGGGCCTCAGCTGGGTCTTGTGGTTCTGGTCATACAGCAAGAGGAGCAGGCTGACAAGGTCTGGGCACTGCACCAAGAGGCCCAGGCCAACCTCCAAGCCGAAGATAACTCGGAAGACCGGCCAATCTCGCGTGAGATCGCACGACCCTCCAAGCGACCCAGGAGGCTGCGTCAGGGATGGGTGGAGGCCATGGGAGAGGCAGCCGACTGGTGTCTTCCACAGCCAGGAGGCATCGCCGCAGGTCAGATGGCCATGTATTTGGAGCGTCTGAGGGGCAGGGTGGTGGAAGATATGGACGCAGCCCGTCGGAACGTGGTGGCGGTGTATCCTGAGGAGTTTGGGGTGTTTCAGGTCTACATGCAGAGTTATCACAGGGCGGTCGCCAAACGGCTGAAGAGCATCACTTGTGGACCCATTCAGATCACTGATATATACTCGCTGCTGGATTGGATCTACAACATTTACAACAG GGACGTCTTGGCTACAGTTGGAGCAATGGGCACAATAGATTGTGAATCTCTAGATCCTCTTCTGCCAGAAGATGTCATCGATCGGCTGGAACAGGACTGTGTCGACACTGTTTGG GAGAAGGTGACCACAGAGCTGTCTCAGGTTTTGGAGGATGAAGAAAAGCGATGGGCACAGACGTTGCACATTGAAGAGTATCAATCTGGCCTCGCCCGTTCTATTATACAG AGGTTGAAGGTAGATTTAGACAGATCAACTGCTGTCAGTCAGCCATTAGGAGCCAGTATTGCTCGCTGCACCTTAAATGGACTTGCGGATTTCCTGCACAG CTTCCAAAGAAAGGTTGAGGTGTTCCATAACACACAGTCGGAGTTTGGAGATGGTGGGGATGGTTATGTCTCCAGGACAATCGCTCTTGTCAACTGTGTTCCACCTTTCAG GAGTTTTGTGGAGCGCTGTCATATGTGTGACCCCCTCGGCAGTGAGGACTTCTCGCAGCGAGCTCATTCCTCTCTAGAGCGAATCGTCAACCACTCTGTGCGAGTACTCGCTGACATACTGTTTGAAAATATCAGG CCATTCTTTGATAAGCTGGTGAAGAGGAAGTGGCTGGAGAACAATGAGGCCTTTGAGAGCATTGAGACGTCTATTAAACAGCACTTTAAAAAGTTTCGCAGAATGGACTGCCCTCCGTATCAG ACACTGGTGAATGAGGTGCACAGGCGGGTCCTGGTTGAATATGTTCGTGCCATCATGAGGGGGCGGGTCATTTGTACGTCACTCAAAATGAGGAAGAGAGTGGCATTCCGTCTGCAGGATGAAGCCAAGCAGTTGAAGGCTCTATTTAAGGATCTG GAGTCAACTGCTTCCTGGTTGGACAGTCTGATTGTTCACCTGGCTGACATCATAGTGTTAGAAGACACACCTTCTATTCAGATGGAGGTTGGAGTTTTGGTGAAGGAGTTTCCAGATATACA GAGAAGACACATCTCTACTGTGTTAAATGTCCGTGGGATGGTGCATCAATCAGACCGTCAGGAGATTCTAGCAGTTGTTCGGGATTTAGAGAACAGCGACAGCTCCATTAATCTGCCCAGGGATCGTGCCCTCTTCTCTGAAATCGCAGTGGCCAAAGACATGCCCTGTCTGGGGTTGGTTCTGATTCGATGCGCTCTGACTGTGTCATCATGGGTCGCCAGCGCCCGACCGCATCGTAAACACAGCAGACGGAGCCGGAACGAGAAGCATGCGGACGGGAGAACCCAGTCGTTGCGTACAAAGCGTTCTGACAGATAA